The window TATGGGACATCGCTCGCATTTCGCTTCTCGCCCATCAACAAACTGTTGATTGGCCAATTTACTCGATTCGCTTGTTGTTTACACCTTCGTTACTTATCCAGCACGGCAGTGATAGATTGCGTGTCATTAGAAGGCCAAACGAGCCACACTCCGTATTAATAGTTCGCTCAAGAGGTTCAAGTATGGACAGTTTTACCATATAATCGCTAAATTGTTATTAAACGGTTCCAATCAACTGTTTCTGTCTGTGACCAGTTCGCTTGGCCCTCGTATTTACCTGTGCTTTTCAACGGTTTCCGAGACGTGGTTCAGGTCCGTCTTTACCCGTGTTCCTGCCAACGTCCAACGGACACCTGTCGTCGAATTTCGTTTCACGGGTCGAATGCCCAGCGTCCTTTTCATAACCCGTATGTGCAGTTTTGATGCAGAAAACGTTCTGGGTACGCATTGCTGGAGAAGCCACAGGTCAGCAAACACGATCCTAGACACGGGAGTGGCGCCGTACACCTGCACTGTGCAGGTCATAAAGTGCGAAAGGCTTGAGATTCGAAGTACGTTGGCTGGCATCTATAAAAGAGGCTCAATTGTGCGCTGTGGTTCGGATGAACCTGTACATAGGCTGTGCCAAAtctgtgtttttcgtttcgtgtcgAATAGTTTCTCGGGTAATACCAAAATAATGCCACCGCTACCTACGCAACGTCCGTATATGGAGATCACCGAGCAGCCACATCCGAAGGCGCTACGCTTTCGCTATGAGTGCGAAGGTCGCTCAGCCGGATCGATTCCCGGTGTCAACACGACGGCCGATCACAAGACCTTCCCGAGCATACAGGTGCACGGATATCGTGGCAGAGCCGTGGTAGTCGTGTCTTGCGTGGCCAAAGAGGGCCCAAACCATAAACCTCATCCACACAATCTGGTCGGCAAGGAACACTGCAGGAAGGGTGTTTGTACCGTAGAGATCAACAGTACCACCATGAGCTACAACTTTAACAACCTCGGCATCCAGTGCGTTCGGAAAAAGGACGTCGACGATGCGCTCAAACTACGACAAGAGATCCGAGTCGATCCATTCCGAAGTAAGTGTCCGACTGATCGCCGAGGGTCAAGATCAGGCCCTTAATCGAAACTTCCCCCTTTCAGCCGGATTCGCTCACGCCAAGGAACCGGGCTCCATCGACCTCAATGCCG is drawn from Anopheles cruzii unplaced genomic scaffold, idAnoCruzAS_RS32_06 scaffold03242_ctg1, whole genome shotgun sequence and contains these coding sequences:
- the LOC128276957 gene encoding embryonic polarity protein dorsal-like, which encodes MPPLPTQRPYMEITEQPHPKALRFRYECEGRSAGSIPGVNTTADHKTFPSIQVHGYRGRAVVVVSCVAKEGPNHKPHPHNLVGKEHCRKGVCTVEINSTTMSYNFNNLGIQCVRKKDVDDALKLRQEIRVDPFRTGFAHAKEPGSIDLNAVRLCFQVFLEGQQRGRFTEPLAPVVSDIIYDKKAMSDLIICRLSDSTAPVCGGKEIILLCEKVVKEDIKVRFFEKKGNMTVWENYA